ATCATTAAAACAACGTATTACATGAATTATAGCATCAACTTCTGATATATTATGTAAAAATTGATTACCTAACCCCTCACCTTTAAAAGCTCCTTTAATTAAACCAGCAATATCAACAAAAGTTATTGTAGATTGTATAGTTTTTTTAGATTTTACTAATTTAGATAAATAAAATAATCTATCATCAGGAATAGTTACTATACTTATATTTGGTTTTATTGTACAAAAAGGATAATTTAATGCATCTACATTAGAATTAGTTAATACATTAAATAAGGTAGATTTGCCAACATTAGGCAAACCTATTATACCACATTTTAATCCCATTAATAATCCTATTATTTTTTAGTATGTAAAAATGTTACTGCTTGATTATAATTTTTTTTAATAAAAATTAATAAAGCATGTATACTATATTTTATGGCAAAATTAATATTTTTTTGTTCAATTTTTGTAGGTTTACTTAATACAAAATTATTTATTTTCATTTTATTTATTGGATGACCAATACCTATACGTAATCTATAAAATAATGTATTATTAAACATTTTAATAATATTCTTAACACCATTATGTCCACCACTACTACCACCATATTTTAACCTTATAATACCAGGTAAAAAATCTAAATCATCATGAATTACTAAAATATTTTGCAAAGTAATTTTATAAAAATTAGCAATAATAAATATTGATTTTCCTGAATTATTTATAAAAGAATTTGGTAAAAATAATATTATTTTTTTATTTTTTAAAGTTAAATTACTAACATATCCTCCAAATTTTTTAATTTTTTTAAATTTTGTATTAAATTTTCTGGATAAATTAATAACATAATCAGCACCTATATTATGACGAGTACCAAAAAATTGATTATCTATATTATTTCCTAAACCTACAATAATTTTTATATTATTCAAATAATTTATCCTATTAATTTTATTTAAACATTATAGAAATAGATTCTTCATTACTAATTCTTCTTATTGCTTCAGATAACATAAACGATAATGTTAATACTCTAATTTTTTTAATTTTTTTAATTTTTTTAGTTAATGGTATACTATCACATACAATAATTTCATCTATTACCGAATTATAAATATTTTTAATAGCATCTCCAGAAAAAATAGGATGAGTAACATAAGCAAAAACTTTTGTAGCTCCATTATTTTTTAATGCTTTTGCAGCTTGACATAATGTTTCTGCTGTATCCACAATATCATCTATTAAAATACAATCTCGTTTATTTACATCTCCAATAATATTCATAACTTCCGTTGTATTGGCACGAGATCTTCTTTTATCTATTACAGCCATATCTGTTCCATTAAATAATTGTTTTGCAATAGATCTAGCACGTATCACACCTCCAATATCAGGAGAAATTATTATTGGATTATTATATATTTTTTTTGATATATCCTGTAAAAATACAGAACTAGCAAATACATTATCTACAGGTACATTAAAAAAACCTTGAATTTGTTCAGCATGTAAATCTACAGTTAAAATTCTATTAACACCTACTCTAGATAAAAAATCAGCTATAACTTTTGCAGTAATAGGTACTCTAGCAGAACGAATTCTTCTATCTTGTCTTGCATATCCAAAATAGGGAATAACAGCAGTTATTCTTCCTGCAGAAGCTCTTTTAAAAGCATCTATCATAATAACTAATTCTATAAGATTATCATTTGTAGGATTACATGTTGATTGTATGATAAAAATATCATGACCTCTAATATTTTCATTTATTTTAACAGATATTTCTCCATCACTAAATCGTCCTACAAATATTTTACCTAAATTAATATATAAATGATGAGCAATTTTTGTTGCTAAATCTGGAATAGCATTTCCAGTAAATAATTTTATTTTAGTCACATAAAACCTTTATATTCAAATCCAAAATTTTGTTATATATTATTAATAATATTTCAAATAATAATATAAAAATTATATTTTTTAGTTTAATTAAACTACTATAAAATATATATTATATATATTTATATATGAAATAATAATTTATTTTATAATAATATTATTTATTTAATAATTTTTAATACTAAAGTATAGTTTATGAATTCTCATA
The Enterobacteriaceae endosymbiont of Donacia crassipes DNA segment above includes these coding regions:
- the pth gene encoding aminoacyl-tRNA hydrolase — protein: MNNIKIIVGLGNNIDNQFFGTRHNIGADYVINLSRKFNTKFKKIKKFGGYVSNLTLKNKKIILFLPNSFINNSGKSIFIIANFYKITLQNILVIHDDLDFLPGIIRLKYGGSSGGHNGVKNIIKMFNNTLFYRLRIGIGHPINKMKINNFVLSKPTKIEQKNINFAIKYSIHALLIFIKKNYNQAVTFLHTKK
- a CDS encoding ribose-phosphate pyrophosphokinase — translated: MTKIKLFTGNAIPDLATKIAHHLYINLGKIFVGRFSDGEISVKINENIRGHDIFIIQSTCNPTNDNLIELVIMIDAFKRASAGRITAVIPYFGYARQDRRIRSARVPITAKVIADFLSRVGVNRILTVDLHAEQIQGFFNVPVDNVFASSVFLQDISKKIYNNPIIISPDIGGVIRARSIAKQLFNGTDMAVIDKRRSRANTTEVMNIIGDVNKRDCILIDDIVDTAETLCQAAKALKNNGATKVFAYVTHPIFSGDAIKNIYNSVIDEIIVCDSIPLTKKIKKIKKIRVLTLSFMLSEAIRRISNEESISIMFK